The following is a genomic window from Rutidosis leptorrhynchoides isolate AG116_Rl617_1_P2 chromosome 8, CSIRO_AGI_Rlap_v1, whole genome shotgun sequence.
AGTTTGAATCCGTGAATTATGGTCGATATGCTAAATGTTCAATCTGACTGTTTACCTGGACTCTTATATCCGTGATTACTTAGTGGAGGGGTCCAGAAATATTGTAAAAATCGATCAGTTGGTGATATGATTGAAATGTATATCCATTCATCTCactaaaacttatataaatatataagcatACATgagatatatacacatacatataaatctatctatcTACTTCCCTTCTAGAGAATTTAATCGCCACCACCACCTTACAGTCGGATCACCATGGCAACACCACCACACGCCACTAGTTACTACCATCCTCACTCTATCTCTCTTTCATTTTGATTCTAGCTCGTACAACTGAAGAGATTCATCACTATTCCCAACAACCTTCTGCTTGTATTTTTCTCCTATCTTTTGTCCAAACCATCCAACGAAAACACCATCTTTAACCTTGAACAAACACCACAACTCGTATACCATTTAAACCACCACGAGAACCACTTTGATGAAACCCACATTATATTCGATCACCACTTTCTATTCGATCAAACCCGCCATCAACCACAACCAACACCCTTCAATTAACATCATTAACTTGTACCTGGTACTACTACCATTGTGTTTTGAAGCTCAACTTCCTTGCTAGTTCCTGCTTATGATCAAATCAAACACCAATACAAATCCATCGAAGCTACTACAAATCATTTAGTTGTTTCTTGTTTCTGTCACTATCATCAAATCGACATATTTATTGCTGTTACTTTCCAACTCTCAAAAAGTCCAAAAGGTTAGTAAAAGGTGCATATTATCAACCTATTCAGTGTCACCCATTTGAATGCTTTCTACCTACAACTGCTTTCTGTTACAATCGAACACCTTCATTTACTTCTACACGTTTATGTTTCATAATTTGAAGCTTGTTAAACTGCTACTTCATTACTGTTCAAACCCAAACCAAACCCATCGAAACTCACATGATCATCAAACCAACCTGCAACCTTGCTTCTCTATTTTCTGTTTTCTAAAATAGTGAACGCGAAAGAGGATGAGGATGATGCGACAACGATTGTTTTTCTATTTCTATACTTTATTTCTTTCGATGCTCACAAGCTGCTACGTTTTATTCCAACTTCTTTTTCTGTTAAACgaggataatgataatgatgataaataaCAAGATGATTAAAAGATAAAAAGGAGAGATGATGAtcgatataattaatattagtggtAGGGTTGCTATGGCCGAATCCTTATCATCGAATTGTACAGGTGGGGTACCCAAATACACTCGTGTTTTTCCAGCTTACCCTAATTTTCTTTGAACCGCTCATTCAATAACATAAAATAGCGGGTCCTTTTATTATCTTGCAACTTGAGCTATCAGGTTTTCAATTGGGCCGAGAGCCTAGAATTTTGTTAGGCCTTTTAGAACGTATGATTTACCATTAATATAAAACGGGCCACTAAACCCAATTTAAGTTGCAAGATGGGCTGCGTATCCAGTTGAGCCGTGTCCCTGGTTACGTTATTAGGCTAAGAATCAGCTTAGTTGTACTGTTAAAATGACGATTAGATAATGATTGTGAATATGATTGATGATGCTAAAATGGTTACGAATAACTAATGAAGTTACTCGAGAAACGATTATGATAGATGATACTTGTTATGAGTGTGTTACGATAATGATGAAGTTGGGATTCAATGATGAGGATGATGTTTGATCGATGATGGGTATTAAGCATGCATTATGTTGATGATGATTGAATCACGATGACATTTTGATGATGATAGTtccatgatatgatgatgatgattaacgaATACATGACGATGTTAAACGTTAGGATGTCGTGATGATattgaaatgatgatgatgagtagaAGATGATGATGTACGTACGTGATTATGATTCATAATTATATGATGAGCGTATAAATGGTTTTGATGATGATCGTATGATCATGGTTAATGATGATGTTAAGATGATATACATATGATGATCATGATTATGTAGAGATGAGATGATTATGAAGACGATGATAACGAATAacgaattaaatataatgatacacaaaatAATAAGATGATGTAGCATGGTGATGATTATGATCCGTTAATGATAggtgaaataacgataataataaatatggttaaggatgttatcgggacgtcgcgggttcaaacccggacttgggcattttttttaggggatacttctttgaggtagtttacttattactcgttattattattattattattattattattattattattattattattattattattattattattattattatcattatcataagtattagtattattattagtagtattattatcattatagttattaatataagtattagtatcattactattattagtaaaatcattattttatagttatcattattagtattcattattactaatattaacatttttattaaaagtatcatttttattaaagttatcattttatcattaatattaaaagtatcatttttaaactctattatcattattattatttttatcattactaatattattttggtattaatataattttaacaaacaagcgatatatgtatatatatacaaaaatatatttaacataacaaaattaatattttatttattttaaatatataaaaagaatatatgaaacatatagtttattaatataaaaatgaataaatttatataaatgatataggttcgtgaatccgaggccaaccttgcattgctcaattccgccgtatgcatatttttactacaaaatatcgtatagtgagtttcattactcccttttaaaatgcttttgcaatatatttttgggactgagaatacatgcgctgtttttataaatgtttgacgaaatagacacaagtaattgaaactacattctatggttgaatgatcgaagccgaatatgcccccattttcttggtagcctaagaattagtaaaccgctctactaattgacgcgaatcctaaagatagatctattgggcctaacaaaccccatccatggttgcggatgctttagtacttcgatgttgttttatcatgtccgatggatgtcccggaatgataggggatattcttatatgcatcttgttaatgtcggttaccaggtgttcaatccatatgaatgatttttatgcagatgcatgatatttatgagaaatgaaaatctcgtggtctattaaattaatggaaatgattgtttatgataaactaatgaactcatcaaccttttggttgacacttgaaagcatgtttattctcaggtatgaaagaaatcttccgctgtgcattttctcattttagatatattacttggagtcattcatgacatatttcaaaagacgttgcattcgagtcgttgaattcatcaagattattattaagtcaattatagttggatatagtataaaatggtatgcatgccgtcaactttcgatgtaatgaaagtttgtctttttaaaaacgaatgcaatgtttgtaaaatgtaccatatagaggtcaagtacctcgcgatgtaaccaaaagtaatgtattcgtccagatggattaggacgggtcctttcattaaaaTGTCAAAGTATCCTCCAAAATTGTTGAAATGACAGTTTTACATGGCGACATACGTCGTAATTTGTTTGTGTAAAAGATGTTATCTCATAAGCCAAAGTATATGCTACTAGAGAACATGTTATCAATATATTTAAATCACATAACCATTCAAAACTGCATTAGTTGTGTAAAAGAAGATTTGAATTCTATGGTTTGTTGTTATATTTTATtagtagatagatatagatatatttaaatcTCATATGCAACCAAAAAGCCATTAGTTTACCAATTTTTAAAGTTCCATGTTAAATAATCGTTTTCATTTCTTAATTTCAATCAAAACCTTTCAAGAATATTCAAAAATTGTAACTTTGTGAAAGAGTTTCACACCAGTAGCGAAATTGAACTTTTACTTCCGGAGACGAAATCAAATCAGATGATACAAGGGCCGATCAAGTGTAAATTATGAAAAATTATATATAATCTAGTGTAAATTACGGAGAATAattactgatgccaaaaaatcgctgttaaaaaaaaattataaatataaattataatgtaAGTTATGGAGAAAAACGTATAATTAAGTGTAAATCATGTCATAAGAAAGGCATATCCATGTTCTACATGATATGATTATGTTAAAATTATTATATCGATGAACTATTATCGTTCAGATTAACTATTGAGTGACTTTGAACAAGTGGTGAAAATTGTTTTATACATACTGAACATAAATTGTCTGAACAGATATATATATGTTAACCCTTCATCTAGACCAAAAAAATATATACCTAAAGTTGTTTTTGTATCAGTATATATATGAGTGTGCAAACCAGAGTTCCACATCGATCATGAcataaatgtatgcatataagtttaAGGGAACTTCTCTACTACCAATTGATTTTAGAGAAAAAAAGGAATATTTCTTATATTCTAAGACATGTTACCTTCACTTGTTGACGTGTAGATCCCAAAGTTTATACCTTTATCCAAATTTATGCCTTCTCCAaactttataatatatattaataaaaacaaACATTTCGTCACGAGTGGACATTTTATTaattgttcttttttttttttttttttaaggctgaATCATATAATTAAGCACCAAGAGGCCCAAAGGGCTTACAAAACATTGTTAGCAGCCAGCAAGAAACAGGCATAGATGGAACTAAAatcagccaaaaaaaaaaaaaatagacaaAATTTCATggggggtccctgtggtttgtttGAAACATCATTCAAAGTTCAAATCTCATTTTTGAACTTGGGGGTCACTAAACTTTGTGCTTGTTTCACTGGGGGTCCAATGCCTAAACGTCTGTGAGTTTTTAACGTTTTAAACCCTCACATGACTTGCACATGAGGGTATCTTCGTCTCTCTCATCTAAACCCCACACCTTAAATGCATACCTGCACGTATTCTTCCCCATTCTCCTCcattttttttttcgtttgaaCCTGTAAAAACAAGATTAGGTATGGTAAATTGCTATTGTGGAAGACGTGCATTGATTCAGTTGTCCAAAACAAGTAAAAACCCTAAGAGGCGTTTTTACACCTGTTCAAAAAAGGTACTCGATTAATTTAGGGTTATATAAACCCTAATTCGTAAATTATGTATATTTCTCCATATCTTCGAATTAAAATAGGGTTTTGTTTAGTATTCTGAGTGCAGCTTCTTTGAATGGATTGATCCACCAATTTGTCAAGATTGCAACCAACTTCGACGGGATCTAAGAAGGATGAAGATAATTGTCATTTGCAGCTGGATAATTTTTGTTGTTTATGTTATGTTTTTTAAGTAAGAGGTGTTGTAATGTTGTGTTTTGGATATTTTGTAACTGAATATGAATGTATGTTGGTTGTCTTTtgaatgaaaatgaatggaaaggtTGTTGTTTATATCCCGGATAAATGCAAAAAATGAGTTTTGGTTCATATGCTGGATAAATACAGAAATATACAAGAACATTACAATATTTTGTACCAATACATAATCAAAATGGCATTACAATAGTGAGTACCAATACATAATAAAAATGGCATTACACTTTTGAGTACCAAAATGGCATTACATTTAACCAAGTTCAGAATCAAAAGATTCATAATAACAAGTACCTAAATAAAACTATTACATAACCAAGTTCAGAATcaaaatgattcataataacaagtACCTAAAAAAAACCATTACATAAGTACCAAACTTCAACCATTACATAAGTACCAAAATAAAACCATTACAAAAGTAACAAACACCAAAATAAAACCATTACATGatcacttcttcttcttctttgtccCACTTGTACTACCACCAGCCTTCCTCTTTGTCCCCACATTTTGACTTCCAGATGTGCAGCCTCTCTTGTTATGACCTAGTTCACCACAAGTACCACAGGTTATCCTCTTTCCCTCTCTAGATAATTTCCCACCCTTGTTCATACTTACCTTTTCATCCATTCCTTTTCTCCTTGACTTTTTTGGTCTACCAGCTGAAGCAACAGTTTTTGGTGGTAGTAGTTTGGTTGCACTTGGTTTTTGCCACATACTTCTGCCATTAATTGGTTTAATGGTAAAAGCATATGTCCTTCTCCAAGTATCTAAGAAGTAAACAGGGTTCACCCAATGTTCTGGTACACCTACATCACCAGAATTATCTCCCAAGTTCCAAATACTAGCTACTGCATGTTTGCAGGGCATGCCTGTAATTTCCCACCTCCTTCAAGCACAAGTCCTATTATCCAAGTCTACCACATACTGTTCACCACTAACACCATTAACTTGATATAGTTCATTGCCACTCCATATAACCTGCATCTTATGGGCTTCTTTACAGATTGCATCAAACATTTTTTTGCCTCCTGGTGTAAAAGGTCCATCACACTTGCTGCTTTTTTCCATAGAAGTAACAATTTTTCTCATCAAATATTCCCTAATGTACTCTAAGCAACTAATTATGGGTTTATCTCTAGCATCCGCCAACCAACGATTAAAAACCTCACATATATTGTTTAACAACACATCAGACTTAGCCCTTCCTGTAAAAGTTAATTAATATGCTTATTAATTTATGAAGTAACTAATACATATATAGTAAATAAGTCAATACATACCACTAAAGTGACTTCTTGACCATTGAGATGGTGGGATCTTGGATAAATAGGTGTGGCAAGGCTCACTAAATCCCTTCAAATCAAGCATTGCCTTTTGAAAGTGAGGCACAGTAGTTGCAGTTGCACACTTCCACAAGTGATTTT
Proteins encoded in this region:
- the LOC139864423 gene encoding uncharacterized protein translates to MPCKHAVASIWNLGDNSGDVGVPEHWVNPVYFLDTWRRTYAFTIKPINGRSMWQKPSATKLLPPKTVASAGRPKKSRRKGMDEKVSMNKGGKLSREGKRITCGTCGELGHNKRGCTSGSQNVGTKRKAGGSTSGTKKKKK